One Motacilla alba alba isolate MOTALB_02 chromosome 15, Motacilla_alba_V1.0_pri, whole genome shotgun sequence DNA segment encodes these proteins:
- the SDF2L1 gene encoding stromal cell-derived factor 2-like protein 1, translated as MRGGRRLFTLLLLALLPGLCHGREPAPGAVTCGSVLKLLNTRHSVRLHSHEVKYGSGSGQQSVTGVEASDDANSYWRIRGKSDSSCQRGTPVKCGQAIRLTHVNTGKNLHTHHFPSPLSNNQEVSAFGDDGEGDDLDFWIVQCSGTYWEREDAVRFKHVGTEVFLSITGEQYGHPIRGQREVHGMPAANHHNYWKAMEGVFIKPSLDPAKHDEL; from the exons ATGCGGGGCGGCCGCCGCCTCTTCACGCTGCTGCTCCTGGCGCTGCTGCCCGGGCTGTGTCACGGCAGGGAGCCGGCGCCGGGCGCCGTGACTTGCGGCTCGGTGCTGAAACTGCTCAACACCCGCCACAGCGTACGGCTCCACTCGCACGAGGTCAAGTACGGCTCCG GAAGTGGGCAGCAGTCAGTGACAGGAGTTGAAGCTTCAGATGATGCCAACAGCTACTGGCGGATCCGTGGGAAGAGTGACAGCAGTTGTCAGCGTGGGACACCAGTGAAATGCGGGCAAGCCATACGACTCACCCACGTTAACACTGGGAAAAATCTGCACACTCATCACTTCCCATCACCACTCTCCAATAATCAA GAAGTAAGTGCCTTTGGGGATGATGGCGAAGGAGATGACCTGGATTTCTGGATTGTGCAGTGCAGCGGGACTTACTGGGAGCGGGAGGATGCCGTGCGCTTCAAGCACGTGGGGACAGAGGTGTTCCTGTCCATCACGGGGGAGCAGTACGGCCACCCCATTAGAGGCCAGCGGGAAGTTCATGGCATGCCTGCTGCCAACCACCACAACTATTGGAAAGCCATGGAGGGAGTCTTCATCAAACCCAGTCTGGACCCTGCAAAACATGATGAGCTCTGA